One part of the Bdellovibrio bacteriovorus genome encodes these proteins:
- a CDS encoding methyl-accepting chemotaxis protein: MNSSSSWFRGLRGRLLFSAILPVIAFAVLTTISWRSMNSLGTMLTGAYTEVVPNMDALGQLGMQRARIGYFIWAALANDEDQKSRESFIKRARSAFDEFKKFEEVYASTKFTEDEARNWAKPQAIKDSFYKLTEQMIYLLDQNNAVANKQVHTAMNGGEWHVMAIAYQDAIAANMKLYREISAANDKLQQDERKFQAQLLMLISALCATLVFGILMWIAYRVSNTVSTIATGLSEAGTQVSGAITQLTAAGQTLSQSSTEAAASLEETVASLEEMSSMVKMNSDNAKQAASLSQSSKDSAEQGQNEITLLISSMNDISHSSKKIEEIISVIDDIAFQTNLLALNAAVEAARAGEQGKGFAVVAEAVRALAQRSAVAAKDITVLIKDSVEKVDRGSQIADRSGEVLQTIVTSVKKVADLNNEIAAASSEQTTGIQQISKAMNQLDQGSQANAASSEEIAASSEEISAQAQQMQTMVVSLNEVIQGAGKHEPAPAAAAPARPSADKKIIPFAKKATKSATPTPRVEKKSQGSSVIPFDDDEPRGKVGTTDGF; encoded by the coding sequence ATGAATTCTTCCTCGTCTTGGTTCCGCGGTTTGCGCGGGCGTCTGTTGTTCTCGGCCATCTTGCCCGTGATCGCATTCGCTGTCCTCACCACCATCTCTTGGCGCTCAATGAACAGCCTGGGAACCATGCTGACAGGCGCTTACACCGAAGTCGTACCGAACATGGACGCTCTGGGTCAGTTGGGCATGCAGCGTGCCCGTATTGGATATTTCATCTGGGCCGCCCTGGCCAACGATGAAGACCAAAAATCCCGTGAAAGCTTTATCAAACGCGCCCGCAGTGCCTTTGATGAATTCAAAAAGTTTGAAGAAGTTTATGCCAGCACCAAGTTCACTGAAGACGAAGCCAGGAACTGGGCGAAACCTCAGGCCATCAAAGACTCCTTCTATAAGTTAACAGAACAGATGATCTATCTGCTCGATCAAAATAATGCTGTCGCCAACAAACAAGTTCACACGGCAATGAATGGTGGTGAATGGCACGTGATGGCCATCGCCTATCAGGATGCTATCGCCGCCAACATGAAGCTTTACCGCGAAATCTCCGCAGCCAATGACAAGCTACAACAGGACGAGCGCAAGTTTCAGGCTCAACTGCTGATGTTGATCTCGGCTTTGTGTGCGACACTGGTGTTCGGTATTTTAATGTGGATCGCTTACCGCGTTTCCAACACAGTCAGCACTATCGCCACGGGTCTTTCTGAGGCCGGCACTCAGGTTTCCGGTGCGATCACGCAGTTGACGGCGGCGGGACAGACCCTTTCCCAGTCCTCCACTGAAGCGGCGGCCTCCCTGGAAGAAACTGTCGCTTCTTTGGAAGAAATGTCCTCGATGGTTAAAATGAACTCCGACAATGCAAAGCAAGCGGCGTCGCTGTCCCAGTCCTCCAAAGACTCGGCAGAACAAGGTCAAAACGAAATCACTCTGTTGATTTCCTCCATGAACGATATTTCCCATTCCTCCAAAAAGATTGAGGAAATCATCAGCGTCATTGATGACATCGCCTTCCAGACCAACCTTCTGGCATTGAATGCGGCGGTTGAGGCCGCTCGCGCTGGCGAACAAGGTAAAGGCTTTGCCGTGGTGGCTGAAGCCGTTCGCGCACTGGCGCAACGCTCCGCAGTTGCTGCAAAAGACATCACTGTTTTGATCAAAGACAGCGTTGAAAAAGTGGACCGCGGCTCACAAATCGCCGATCGCTCTGGCGAAGTTCTTCAGACCATCGTGACCTCCGTGAAAAAGGTCGCTGACCTGAACAACGAAATCGCCGCGGCAAGTTCGGAGCAAACCACCGGCATTCAGCAAATCAGCAAGGCCATGAACCAACTGGATCAGGGGTCTCAGGCAAATGCGGCCTCTTCTGAGGAGATTGCGGCGTCGTCTGAAGAAATCAGCGCCCAGGCCCAGCAAATGCAAACCATGGTTGTCAGTCTGAATGAAGTCATCCAGGGCGCCGGCAAACACGAACCGGCACCAGCCGCGGCAGCCCCTGCACGCCCGTCTGCTGACAAAAAAATCATTCCGTTTGCGAAGAAAGCAACCAAATCTGCGACTCCGACTCCACGCGTGGAGAAAAAGTCACAGGGCAGCTCCGTCATCCCGTTTGATGATGACGAGCCCCGTGGCAAAGTAGGCACCACCGACGGCTTTTAA
- the rffA gene encoding dTDP-4-amino-4,6-dideoxygalactose transaminase — protein sequence MKIPFNLPPKSSNEEKYISQAISNKKLSGEGQFNKKCTEWFNKNLPTLMTVITPSCTSALEMAMVLADIGPGDEVILPSFTFTSTANVVALYGAIPVFVDVDPKTMNIDVDAIAKAITARTRVIMPVHYAGVGCEMDKIMELANKHNIWVVEDAAQGIFASYKGKALGAWGHMAAFSFHETKNIVCGEGGALTINDPRLVARAEIVRDKGTNRQQFLNGQVDKYTWQDKGSSYLLSELSAAFLLSQLEEGEKITARRMAIWKQYYDGMADLEAAGKVQRMTVPADAKANAHIFYFLLPTMQTRIELWSYLKDAGIQSTFHYVPLHSAPAGLKYGKVSGSMAVTDDHSARLLRLPLWADMTAADAQFVLDEVNKFFKGK from the coding sequence ATGAAAATTCCATTCAATTTACCGCCTAAAAGCTCGAACGAAGAGAAGTACATTTCTCAAGCCATCTCCAATAAAAAACTCAGCGGAGAAGGTCAGTTCAACAAAAAATGCACCGAGTGGTTCAATAAGAATCTTCCGACTTTGATGACCGTGATCACCCCGTCCTGCACCTCGGCCCTTGAAATGGCCATGGTTCTGGCTGACATCGGTCCGGGCGATGAAGTCATTCTGCCCTCTTTCACCTTCACCTCCACCGCCAACGTCGTGGCCCTGTATGGCGCCATTCCGGTTTTCGTGGATGTGGATCCCAAGACCATGAACATCGATGTTGATGCTATTGCCAAAGCCATCACCGCCCGCACGCGCGTCATCATGCCGGTTCACTATGCCGGCGTGGGCTGCGAGATGGACAAAATCATGGAGCTTGCGAACAAGCACAACATCTGGGTGGTTGAAGACGCGGCTCAGGGTATCTTTGCTTCCTACAAGGGCAAAGCCTTGGGAGCTTGGGGACATATGGCGGCTTTCAGCTTCCATGAAACCAAAAACATCGTCTGCGGTGAAGGGGGCGCCCTGACCATCAACGATCCCCGCCTGGTGGCGCGTGCGGAAATCGTGCGTGACAAAGGGACCAACCGTCAGCAGTTCCTAAACGGTCAAGTGGACAAGTACACCTGGCAGGACAAGGGATCTTCCTATTTGCTTTCTGAACTTTCCGCCGCCTTCCTGTTGTCGCAACTGGAAGAGGGCGAAAAGATCACGGCTCGCCGTATGGCGATCTGGAAGCAATACTACGACGGCATGGCGGATCTGGAAGCCGCTGGCAAAGTTCAGCGCATGACGGTGCCTGCGGATGCCAAAGCCAACGCGCATATCTTCTATTTCCTGCTGCCGACCATGCAAACACGCATTGAACTGTGGTCCTACCTGAAGGATGCCGGTATCCAGTCCACGTTCCATTACGTGCCTTTGCATTCCGCGCCTGCGGGTTTGAAGTACGGAAAGGTCAGCGGCAGCATGGCTGTCACTGATGATCACTCGGCCCGCTTGCTGCGACTGCCTTTGTGGGCGGATATGACAGCGGCGGATGCTCAATTCGTCCTGGACGAAGTTAATAAATTTTTTAAGGGGAAATAA